The following DNA comes from Streptomyces sp. NBC_00102.
GACGGCCCGCAGGCGCCAGCCGTCGCCCCGGCGGTACATCTCGGCCAGGATCATGGTGCGTTCGGTGGTGGCGGCGTCGAGAGTGGCCCGGGCGGCCGGAGCCGAGCCGACCCCGCAGGTGGCCGTGATCTCGATGGCCCCGACCTCGGAGAACGTCGCGGCACCGTCGATGGCTGCGGCGATGACGACTCTGCGGATCTCCAGGGGCAGACGTTCCGGCTCGACGGAGACGGCCTGGCCCGTCGGGCTGTCCACGGCGAGCCGAACCGTGCCGTCCGGATGCTCCGGGGCCCCGTGGAAGACGAAGTCCTCGTCCCCCGGCACCTTTTCGTGGGTGTCGAGTGCGAACGCGACGACATCGACGTCACAGGCGGTGTGCTGCCCCCATGTCGCGGACACCGTCCACGGCGCGCCGGTGTCCGGCAGATCGACGACGGCCCCCCGGACCAGGACCTCCGCACCGTCCCGGAGAGTCCCGGCCACGCTCGGTGGGTTCGCGGACGTGAGGGCCGGTTCGTCGGCCATGATCCATTCGGCGTCGTGCACGCGCAGGCCCAGGGTGGCGATGCGACTCCGCCGCTTGTCGGCCTCGCCGCCGCGCAGCATCACGACATCGGTCACACTGGCCGAGAGGTTCACCGCTGCGGAAGCCCCGTGCGCGACGGCGCGACCGCGTACCGCGGCTGCCTCGTCGTGGGTACCGCCCAGGACCAGGACCCTGCGCCCGGCCAGGGGGCGGGCCCTCCCTGCCGTGGGCGCCGGGGAGACCGGCGTCGCCTCGGGAGGGCGTGGCGCGGGAAGGCTCGGTCCGGATGTCGGTGCCACCGCCCTCGTCCCCCCGGAGTTCCGGGCCGTGCCGGCCGGGCGAGCGGCGCCCTTGGCCTGTCCGGGACGCACGTCCTCCAGCAGGCGCAGGTACGTCGGCTCGTCCACGAGGAGGACTCCCTCGGCGGCGGCTCGGCGCAGCTTGTCCGACGAGGTGTTGGCATCGTTGGTGACGAGGGCGCTGGTCTGGGCACTGACCGAAGTCATCATGTTCAGTCCGGCTGCCACCGAACGGGCGACCAGTTCCTCACGGGAGACCCGGGTCTCCCCGCTGATGGACACCTTCATGCCCTGGACCAAGGGATGTCCGCGTTCAAGGCGGCCAGGATTCCGGTAGGCGCAGGGGGTCTTGGGGATGCGCGGCCTGAACACCTGACGGGTCGGTCCGCCCA
Coding sequences within:
- a CDS encoding TerD family protein; its protein translation is MALMSSSPKWPAVAGHRDEWALVDVETSGLSAARDRVLSLAILTLDAHGRQTGEFFTLLDPGCDPGPVHIHGLTPARLAGARTFDQVAHEVDDLLRGRVFVAHNAQFDHNFLSHEFARAGAEFPAGRRLCTLALNRLIGPPTADLKLGTLAAHYGVRQQRAHDAQDDVRVLSGILRGSLGAAERLGLSLPLLGGPTRQVFRPRIPKTPCAYRNPGRLERGHPLVQGMKVSISGETRVSREELVARSVAAGLNMMTSVSAQTSALVTNDANTSSDKLRRAAAEGVLLVDEPTYLRLLEDVRPGQAKGAARPAGTARNSGGTRAVAPTSGPSLPAPRPPEATPVSPAPTAGRARPLAGRRVLVLGGTHDEAAAVRGRAVAHGASAAVNLSASVTDVVMLRGGEADKRRSRIATLGLRVHDAEWIMADEPALTSANPPSVAGTLRDGAEVLVRGAVVDLPDTGAPWTVSATWGQHTACDVDVVAFALDTHEKVPGDEDFVFHGAPEHPDGTVRLAVDSPTGQAVSVEPERLPLEIRRVVIAAAIDGAATFSEVGAIEITATCGVGSAPAARATLDAATTERTMILAEMYRRGDGWRLRAVGQGYDHGLAELARGYGVDVAG